gctcctcGTACTTTTCCTAAATaataatcattattattattatttattattatttcatgaTAATAATAACTCCAATAATCATGTGCTTCAACTTCCTCCAAACTCCACCCTGCTTTATAAACCAACGCAAACCAACCTCTTTCACATTCTATACACACACATAGAGAAGTAGCAAATACACTTAGCAAAAATAGATAGAAAGAAAGGAcacaatacataaaaaaaaaaaaagatttattttcTTCACAAGGTTGAAAAAAAACACAGAAGCAAAAAAGGAGCAAAAATGAGACGCAATAGCATAGACATGGAAAAGGAAAGAATAACGGCCGAGATGGACTTCAAGGATTCGTCCTCGGCCGTCATCAAAATCCGGCGAAAGCTGCCGGATTTTCTCCAATCCGTGAAGCTCAAGTATGTCAAATTAGGGTTATTAGGTTATGGCTATTCGTTGAATATCACCaccattttcatcatcatctttgTCATGGTTCCACTCTTCATCTCATTCTCATCATCACCATTTCTTCAACTCAAGGATCTCAATTTGGACAAGCTCTTAGAATTTTGGTCAAACCTAATTGCTCAACCGCCGGTTTTGGCTTTGGATAAGCTTATTCAGCTTGTTGCGCCGCCGTTGTTTTTCTTCCTCCTCGCCTTCTACTTGGCCAAACGCTCCAAGCCGGTGTACCTCGTGGATTTCGCATGCTATAAGCCCGAGGAAGAGCAAAAAATATCCGTGGAGTCATTCCTTAACATGTCTGAAGAGAGCGGCGAATTTCAAGATGAGACTCTTCAATTTCAAAGAAGAATTTCATCACGTGCTGGTCTTGGAGACGAGACATATCTTCCTAAAGGAGTTATGTCTCGTCCACCGAGACTATGCATGGAAGAGGCACGTGCTGAAGCAGAAGCTGTGATGTTTGGTGCTTTAGATGCTCTGTTTGCTAAAACAggtataaaaaaattctaaattatttaatagaaatataaatttgatcATTTTTTGGTGATAgatgaatttttataattaagttttagttgctatatattaatagatatcaTTAGATTTTCTCATCTATTATATGTTTATGTTATGAAACTTTTCAGTTAATagataattaaataatcaaactTTTTTGCTGATTTAATAGTGTCACattgcataaaaattaaattatttgaataataataataaaataataataatgtcaaTGCATATTAAACATAacaatatttatacataaatatttaattatatattattatactaaCCACAAAAGGTAATTATTTTTTCACATAAGTAAAAGCAATGTAAAATTTAGTATCAAAACTAAACTACAAAATAATGTGTGTTCTGTATCTCTCTATATATGTATGTTTAGTATAACATGAAATAACAATAATTTGTATGactttgttattaaaaaaatacctaaCTGATAACTACCTTGACATACAGGGGTTAATCCAAGAGATATAGATATTGTGGTTGTGAATTGTAGCTTGTTCAATCCTACTCCATCACTCTCAGCCATGATTGTCAACCACTACAAGCTCCGAACCAACGTGAAGACCTACAACCTTGGTGGCATGGGTTGCAGTGCTGGCCTCATTTCTATTGACATGGCCAAGGACCTTCTCAGAGCTAACCCTAACTCTTATGCCATTGTTGTCAGCACCGAGAATATAACCCTCAATTggtaatgttttatatttatcatAGAAATTAGGTAGAATTTATTGTGTTGGTTAGATATTAGATAGTGGGTCGTAGTTTTGTTAATTTGTTGTTAGAAATTAGTTTTCtcctaaaattatttattctaaaaatttaaaatgataaaaaaataaaaaataattatatctttaatatttttcatcttatgccgaatttatttttgaaaataataaagatcAAACTTAAACTCAAgacttttttttggttttatacTAAATTTC
This sequence is a window from Arachis duranensis cultivar V14167 chromosome 2, aradu.V14167.gnm2.J7QH, whole genome shotgun sequence. Protein-coding genes within it:
- the LOC107472905 gene encoding 3-ketoacyl-CoA synthase 1 codes for the protein MRRNSIDMEKERITAEMDFKDSSSAVIKIRRKLPDFLQSVKLKYVKLGLLGYGYSLNITTIFIIIFVMVPLFISFSSSPFLQLKDLNLDKLLEFWSNLIAQPPVLALDKLIQLVAPPLFFFLLAFYLAKRSKPVYLVDFACYKPEEEQKISVESFLNMSEESGEFQDETLQFQRRISSRAGLGDETYLPKGVMSRPPRLCMEEARAEAEAVMFGALDALFAKTGVNPRDIDIVVVNCSLFNPTPSLSAMIVNHYKLRTNVKTYNLGGMGCSAGLISIDMAKDLLRANPNSYAIVVSTENITLNWYFGNDRSMLLCNCIFRMGGAAVLLSNKPSDRSRSKYQLVHTVRTHKGADDKNYNCVYQKEDQNGKVGVCLAKELMAVAGDALKTNITTLGPMVLPFSEQFMFLVSLIRKKMGAKVKPYIPNFKYAFEHFCIHAGGRAVLDELQKNLSLEEWHMEPSRMTLHRFGNTSSSSLWYELAYTEAKGRVQKGDRVWQIAFGSGFKCNSAVWKALRVINLEQDWRGNPWDDSIDKYPVQLPKA